One window from the genome of Pyrobaculum ferrireducens encodes:
- a CDS encoding zinc ribbon domain-containing protein encodes MVEKVRDKAEERGLKVLLVSAYRNSKTCPIHGVEMSFPLGPKLGLCPRGHWVHRDVASVLNMLKKATEKLEGKYAEAVKRALSAVDEKMLEEWSRQVLEAEGSIRTPRPAVLARASPMTPAGRGDGDPDGDRGRL; translated from the coding sequence GTGGTAGAGAAGGTTAGGGATAAGGCGGAGGAGAGGGGACTAAAGGTTCTGCTGGTGTCGGCCTACAGAAACTCTAAGACCTGTCCAATACACGGCGTTGAGATGTCCTTCCCCCTCGGCCCAAAGCTCGGCCTCTGCCCGAGGGGCCACTGGGTGCACAGAGACGTAGCCTCTGTGCTGAATATGTTGAAGAAGGCAACAGAGAAACTGGAGGGGAAGTACGCAGAAGCCGTTAAGAGAGCTCTATCCGCCGTGGACGAGAAGATGTTAGAGGAGTGGTCCAGGCAGGTGCTGGAAGCAGAGGGGTCTATCCGAACCCCAAGGCCCGCCGTGCTGGCCCGGGCCAGCCCCATGACCCCCGCCGGGCGAGGAGACGGTGACCCCGATGGGGACCGAGGGCGCCTATGA
- a CDS encoding glycosyltransferase — protein sequence MKWIYFTIFDPRFYPRPIFFKRCCGMLVYYLRTFPGYVRSPGKVPNAPARGTGRSARKSTSRDPLGVFYKCPRQDRSRLLDSVFYEALYVPCLKKVGGEGIVVMNAYGVHAAKLLGKKVVVDLMDLWSCEDSALHLNAVDFKSLKKADLVLAWSRAIHSLLRRMGISSVYLPFGVDLKTFDPMSVPPSLFLNRYPDVGGTVRLVYSGGLWYVGGKEVLGVGKLLKAFKKVEEKRRDVALLIQAPREVMEMAREMGLRNVVHVERTPLSNDPLRLSFLRSADILVLTGSRYSAVYLAERTTMYQYMATGNAILAEATLGVRGVLTHGETGYLVELDNPGKMAEAILVLAADEGLRRYIGRNARSLLERHYTWEKLIEKARSILA from the coding sequence ATGAAGTGGATATACTTCACAATCTTTGATCCCAGGTTTTATCCACGGCCCATATTCTTCAAGAGATGTTGCGGGATGCTTGTCTACTACCTAAGGACCTTTCCAGGTTATGTACGCAGTCCGGGGAAGGTTCCCAACGCACCGGCGAGAGGAACAGGTAGATCGGCGCGGAAAAGCACCTCTAGAGATCCGTTGGGCGTGTTTTATAAATGTCCCCGCCAAGATCGGAGCCGGTTGCTCGACTCAGTGTTTTACGAAGCCTTGTATGTCCCATGTCTAAAAAAGGTGGGGGGTGAGGGAATAGTGGTGATGAACGCTTATGGAGTCCACGCGGCGAAGCTTCTAGGGAAGAAGGTGGTTGTGGATTTGATGGATTTGTGGAGTTGTGAAGACAGCGCACTGCACTTAAACGCCGTGGATTTCAAATCGCTGAAGAAGGCGGACCTCGTCTTGGCGTGGTCACGCGCTATCCATAGCCTTCTTAGGCGCATGGGGATCAGCTCTGTCTATCTACCCTTCGGGGTTGACCTAAAAACCTTTGACCCCATGTCTGTGCCTCCCTCTCTGTTTCTTAATAGATACCCAGATGTCGGCGGGACTGTCAGGTTAGTCTACAGCGGGGGGCTCTGGTATGTGGGAGGTAAGGAGGTACTAGGCGTGGGGAAGCTGTTAAAAGCTTTTAAAAAAGTGGAAGAAAAGAGACGAGACGTGGCTCTGCTGATACAAGCACCGCGGGAGGTTATGGAGATGGCTAGAGAGATGGGGTTGAGGAATGTGGTTCATGTAGAGAGGACTCCCCTGTCCAACGATCCGTTGCGCCTCTCGTTCCTCCGATCAGCCGACATTTTGGTGCTTACTGGCTCCAGGTACTCAGCGGTTTACCTAGCAGAGAGGACCACGATGTATCAATATATGGCCACCGGCAATGCAATACTTGCCGAGGCCACGTTAGGGGTGAGGGGAGTCTTAACTCACGGGGAGACTGGATACCTAGTAGAGCTTGACAACCCAGGGAAGATGGCGGAAGCAATCCTCGTGCTCGCCGCAGACGAGGGGCTAAGGAGGTATATTGGGCGGAACGCCAGATCTCTACTGGAGAGGCACTACACGTGGGAAAAACTAATTGAAAAGGCGAGGTCAATATTGGCATGA
- a CDS encoding ATP-grasp domain-containing protein, producing MPTRILVTGIGGMGGFNFVSALRYAERELGGLYIVGTDHSPYHIMFADVDVRVRSPRHDDPEFLKLLVELARRYSIEFLHPHPSVEAKVVSENRDVFLKMGVKVYLPDIRAIYPSKDLIAERLRAADVPVPETVVVRDEEDVYRAFDALGGPLWIRAKEGAGGRLSLKVNSPEEALYWIRLNAVQGRAKPGDFLLQRYLPGRDVAYDSLWYEGRLVMAYARERLEYPLRHISLSGITGTPSVARSIREPEVDDVGRRAVLALDPRPHGFYSVDLKQGADGRFYVTEVDGKWHTTAPLWGEAFARAYGDQCMNLAFVYLELGLGRPARCGEGRVDAFPEGHYLIRQMDMGVLLYRESDGRVWRIR from the coding sequence ATGCCTACTAGGATTTTGGTGACGGGCATCGGCGGGATGGGCGGCTTCAACTTCGTCTCGGCCTTGAGGTATGCAGAGAGGGAGCTCGGCGGCCTCTATATCGTAGGGACCGACCACAGCCCCTACCACATAATGTTCGCCGACGTGGACGTGAGGGTGAGGTCGCCGAGGCACGACGATCCCGAGTTCCTCAAGCTCCTCGTGGAGCTGGCGAGGAGGTACTCGATAGAGTTCCTCCACCCGCACCCGAGCGTGGAGGCCAAGGTGGTCTCCGAGAATAGGGATGTCTTCCTCAAGATGGGGGTGAAGGTATATCTGCCCGATATCCGGGCCATATATCCCTCTAAGGACTTGATAGCCGAGCGGTTGCGCGCGGCGGACGTGCCGGTGCCCGAGACGGTGGTGGTCCGCGACGAGGAGGACGTGTATAGGGCCTTCGACGCCTTGGGGGGCCCTCTCTGGATAAGGGCTAAGGAGGGCGCCGGGGGCAGGCTGAGCCTGAAGGTCAACAGCCCCGAGGAGGCTTTGTACTGGATAAGGCTCAACGCCGTGCAGGGGAGGGCCAAGCCGGGCGATTTCTTGCTCCAGCGGTATCTGCCGGGGAGGGACGTGGCATACGACTCCCTCTGGTACGAGGGGAGGCTCGTCATGGCCTACGCGAGGGAGCGCCTGGAGTACCCGCTCCGCCATATATCGCTTTCCGGGATCACCGGCACCCCGTCGGTGGCCAGGTCTATCCGCGAGCCTGAGGTGGACGACGTGGGGAGGCGCGCCGTCCTAGCCCTGGACCCGAGGCCTCACGGCTTCTACTCGGTTGATCTGAAGCAGGGGGCTGATGGGAGGTTCTACGTGACTGAGGTGGACGGCAAGTGGCACACCACGGCGCCGTTGTGGGGGGAGGCCTTCGCCAGAGCGTATGGGGACCAGTGCATGAACCTCGCCTTTGTCTACCTCGAGCTCGGCCTCGGGAGGCCGGCGAGGTGCGGGGAGGGGCGCGTCGACGCCTTCCCCGAGGGTCACTACCTCATTAGGCAGATGGACATGGGGGTCCTCCTCTATAGGGAGAGCGATGGCCGCGTCTGGAGGATCAGATAG
- a CDS encoding glycosyltransferase — protein MLGRYSHEKRYHWVLERVAPLIVKEVPEVRLVIMGDASTPTSASYYQSLASFVEFRGLKNNVTLLKNLSRGEINRVLSSCRVFLHATINEHWGIAVAEAMWHGVPVVVHKSGGAWTDLAQLGEAGIGYKDEGEAVEALARLLSDGKMWRHYSNKSLEKARDLIFEKFVDRATKLLSDL, from the coding sequence ATGCTTGGGCGCTATTCCCATGAGAAGCGCTATCACTGGGTCTTGGAGAGAGTAGCGCCGTTAATAGTGAAAGAAGTGCCGGAGGTGCGCCTAGTGATTATGGGGGACGCCTCTACGCCAACAAGCGCCAGCTACTACCAGAGCTTGGCTAGCTTTGTGGAATTCCGAGGCCTTAAGAACAACGTGACGCTACTAAAAAATTTAAGTAGGGGGGAGATAAATCGAGTCCTCTCCAGTTGCCGGGTTTTTCTCCACGCCACAATAAACGAGCACTGGGGCATCGCAGTGGCCGAGGCAATGTGGCACGGCGTTCCCGTAGTGGTGCATAAAAGCGGCGGGGCTTGGACAGATCTCGCCCAGCTGGGCGAAGCAGGGATCGGCTATAAAGACGAAGGCGAGGCCGTGGAGGCGCTGGCCAGGTTATTAAGCGACGGTAAGATGTGGAGGCACTACTCCAACAAGTCGCTGGAGAAGGCACGGGATTTGATTTTTGAAAAATTTGTAGATAGGGCCACAAAGCTGTTATCAGATTTATGA
- a CDS encoding PaREP1 family protein, with protein MEELIKKLEMRGINVEELLLDALSAGDPEESSRERLKLAERYMEECQEYVNKGDAVQASEKAYKAAEEVVKALAEKYRTPEYGRFLREGRWYTYLLSMASKTLAKILGDWVQDGWNAAYDLHVWGFHEGKLTIEYVKTGVDKVKKMLDEARKILQNHA; from the coding sequence GTGGAGGAGCTGATTAAAAAGCTGGAGATGAGAGGAATTAACGTAGAGGAACTCCTACTTGACGCCCTAAGCGCCGGGGATCCCGAGGAGAGCTCCAGGGAGAGGCTCAAACTCGCCGAGAGGTACATGGAGGAGTGCCAGGAGTACGTAAACAAAGGCGACGCCGTCCAGGCCAGCGAAAAGGCCTACAAAGCCGCCGAAGAGGTGGTAAAGGCCCTGGCGGAGAAATACAGAACCCCCGAATACGGCAGGTTCCTCAGAGAGGGCAGGTGGTACACCTACTTGCTCAGCATGGCGAGCAAAACCCTCGCCAAAATCCTAGGCGACTGGGTCCAAGACGGCTGGAACGCCGCATACGACCTACACGTCTGGGGATTCCACGAAGGCAAGCTAACAATAGAATACGTAAAAACAGGCGTAGACAAAGTCAAGAAAATGCTAGACGAGGCAAGGAAAATACTCCAGAACCACGCATAA
- a CDS encoding DNA-binding protein: MSPASREALADTSFLVDWARYSNRNLLFKLFDVVHVPESVLREIKLPPAVDWVAESLAAGNMALFTETPDVEEEARRIMAAGCDKPLKRVDFPEAVCLAAGVRFGYVVLTENGGAYFAPRVLGLGVEVWRAFEVIVEAWRAGYVEDVVGELRRYEREALHL, from the coding sequence GTGTCCCCAGCGTCACGTGAGGCTCTTGCGGATACCTCTTTTCTAGTGGACTGGGCTAGGTATTCCAATCGGAATCTCCTGTTTAAGCTTTTTGACGTGGTGCACGTCCCCGAGTCTGTTTTGAGGGAAATTAAGCTACCGCCGGCTGTAGATTGGGTTGCGGAGAGCCTCGCCGCTGGTAACATGGCGCTTTTCACGGAGACCCCCGACGTGGAGGAGGAGGCGCGTAGAATTATGGCGGCTGGCTGTGATAAGCCGCTGAAGAGGGTGGACTTCCCCGAGGCTGTGTGCCTCGCCGCTGGGGTGAGGTTTGGGTACGTCGTCTTGACTGAAAACGGCGGCGCGTATTTTGCCCCGAGGGTGCTAGGCCTAGGGGTAGAGGTGTGGCGGGCGTTTGAGGTCATTGTTGAGGCGTGGCGCGCCGGCTACGTTGAGGATGTCGTCGGGGAGTTGAGGAGGTATGAGAGAGAGGCGTTGCATTTATAG
- a CDS encoding ATP-binding protein, translating into MNRIRLKLARGVDVEFVDRELGLKRIEEWATRGTRFVKLVFGPEGCGKTAWLKQSAELLRELGFDVIYVNPLQREYIAYVDLKEVAKKLAEAAAERSGVAEVKLADLAIHLATYIIRKKRKRKVAVLADDVFQAIGLDKAASYVKWMLGLIEYPPGEYENIIAVAATSEGATRREIGRHRWADLYLMWNMPEEGFRQLYNQLPGEKPPFEEVWRWTGGNPSALATLLEHSWDVERLVERLAKEKDVTPQLASRWRNWLEKAVDDPDVLWSPDAPEELIDMLNKRNLIVYNLHRRDTWFWIDTPPPERDPELGIGRHVAWQTPLHREAVKKALET; encoded by the coding sequence GTGAATAGAATTAGGCTGAAGCTGGCGAGGGGGGTAGACGTCGAGTTCGTCGATAGAGAGCTCGGGCTGAAGAGAATTGAGGAGTGGGCCACCCGGGGGACGAGGTTTGTAAAACTGGTCTTCGGACCGGAGGGTTGCGGCAAAACCGCCTGGCTGAAGCAGTCGGCCGAGTTGCTGAGGGAGCTCGGCTTCGACGTAATCTACGTCAACCCCCTTCAGAGAGAGTACATCGCATATGTAGATCTAAAAGAGGTAGCGAAGAAGCTGGCGGAGGCCGCCGCCGAGAGGAGCGGCGTCGCCGAGGTGAAGCTGGCAGACCTCGCCATACATCTCGCCACATACATCATACGCAAGAAGAGGAAGAGGAAGGTGGCGGTGCTGGCAGACGACGTTTTTCAAGCAATTGGCCTGGACAAGGCGGCTAGCTACGTCAAGTGGATGCTCGGCCTCATCGAATACCCACCAGGCGAGTACGAAAACATAATCGCCGTAGCCGCCACAAGTGAAGGCGCGACGAGGAGAGAAATCGGGAGGCACAGATGGGCCGACCTATACCTCATGTGGAATATGCCGGAGGAGGGCTTCCGGCAACTCTACAATCAGCTCCCCGGCGAGAAGCCCCCCTTCGAGGAGGTGTGGAGGTGGACAGGCGGAAACCCCTCGGCGCTGGCCACCCTACTCGAACACAGCTGGGACGTAGAGAGGTTAGTGGAGCGGCTCGCCAAGGAGAAAGACGTCACCCCCCAGCTGGCGAGCCGCTGGCGCAACTGGCTTGAAAAAGCCGTAGACGACCCCGACGTCTTGTGGAGCCCCGACGCGCCCGAAGAACTTATCGACATGTTAAACAAGAGAAATCTCATAGTCTACAATCTACACAGAAGAGACACCTGGTTCTGGATAGACACCCCACCACCCGAGAGGGATCCCGAGCTGGGAATAGGAAGACACGTCGCGTGGCAGACACCCCTCCACAGAGAAGCCGTGAAGAAAGCCCTCGAGACATAA
- a CDS encoding HAD family hydrolase yields the protein MVVLDFDGVIARLDVDWASLRRAVRDRLGLDVRSINEAFRELCGTPFFFALHEFVEAYEVESAARAGVFPDVAHFLEKWSGVAAIASMQSERAIRLALSLSGLDEAFSEIAARPRFCSKEAELRHFAEKYGADKIIFVDDRYDNVEVCRKIGIAGCVRLDRRRGDTLSALLHNL from the coding sequence GTGGTCGTCCTCGACTTCGACGGAGTGATAGCGAGGCTGGACGTAGACTGGGCGTCTCTGAGGCGCGCCGTCAGGGACAGGCTCGGCCTTGACGTGCGTAGCATAAACGAGGCGTTTAGAGAGCTCTGCGGCACCCCGTTCTTCTTCGCCCTACACGAGTTCGTGGAGGCTTATGAGGTCGAGTCGGCGGCTAGGGCAGGCGTGTTCCCCGACGTGGCGCATTTCCTGGAGAAGTGGAGCGGAGTTGCGGCGATAGCCAGCATGCAGTCGGAGCGCGCGATACGTCTGGCGCTGTCCCTATCCGGCCTAGACGAGGCCTTCTCCGAAATAGCGGCCAGGCCCCGCTTCTGCTCCAAGGAGGCCGAGCTGAGGCACTTCGCCGAGAAGTACGGCGCCGATAAGATAATCTTCGTCGACGACAGATACGACAACGTGGAGGTTTGCAGAAAGATCGGGATAGCCGGTTGCGTGCGGCTCGACAGGAGACGCGGCGATACCCTCAGCGCATTGCTCCACAACCTCTAA
- a CDS encoding PaREP1 family protein, giving the protein MDVALAKTLDKPLPKPTSEGYVTARLLEAFVEARLALRYLEEGLVRNAAGKASQAWKALMAALLRLELDKLKSLARTEEERRWLETTAVPRLPTGRMKTLSQMLEQIGHPDISLWTDKALNLHDYQYHGPDPDMALSKYRSSEEAAYDVVKLVQGVIRYAESLKPRVKWSQELEKALEELKTALR; this is encoded by the coding sequence GTGGACGTGGCTCTGGCAAAGACTTTGGATAAGCCCCTACCTAAACCCACCAGCGAAGGCTATGTAACAGCCCGCCTCCTAGAGGCCTTCGTCGAGGCCCGGCTGGCGTTGAGATACCTCGAAGAGGGCCTCGTTAGAAACGCCGCCGGCAAGGCCTCTCAGGCGTGGAAAGCCCTAATGGCCGCCTTATTGAGGCTAGAGCTAGACAAGCTGAAATCCCTCGCCAGGACAGAGGAGGAGAGGAGGTGGCTGGAGACAACGGCGGTGCCCCGACTGCCCACTGGGAGGATGAAAACCCTCTCCCAGATGCTGGAGCAGATAGGCCACCCCGACATCTCTCTGTGGACTGACAAGGCCCTTAACCTCCACGACTACCAGTACCACGGGCCGGATCCCGACATGGCCCTTTCTAAGTATAGGAGTAGCGAGGAGGCGGCTTACGACGTGGTTAAGCTCGTCCAAGGAGTGATTAGATACGCCGAGTCCCTCAAACCCCGAGTCAAGTGGAGCCAAGAACTGGAAAAGGCGCTGGAAGAGCTCAAGACAGCCCTCCGCTAG